taatggtttaagtaaaatttatgaaaaacgAAAACTGAATCTTGTACTCTGACTCTCGTAGTTGAATCATGTGTCAAAGTTGACAGTTTTATTTTTCCGAAAGTCAAAAGGGAATCAATTGTCATTGACatttgatacaaaataatactagCATTTAGAATACTAGTCTGTGATTGTCAACACAGATTAAGTAGAGGAAAATTGTTTCCGATCGGCAGAAAACAATGCAACCGTCTAGTAGACCTCaatagattaatatttattctctACAACCAATACGTCATGTATGTTTGCAAGGGTAAACCTAATAGCACTAAACTATAACAAAAGAAACCTATAActcgtttatttaaaaatacagaatCCTTATTCATCACAACAAAAttccaatttaataaatccaTCTCCAACTCATTCTTTGAAGTATACACcaatgtatgtttattttaaatatattttttaaatatttttagttactttaaaaaattgtgtatacctgacaatataaaacattcaCATGACAAGAAACTTTAAGAAAGGCATAAAAACTTGGTATAGAAATTGAAAAGTATGAATAATGATAATTTgcagttataattattttttaaacatttgccATCATACAAAAAAGCATATCTAAatcatgttttattgttatatgtagATGACCTTAACATTgtgtaacaataaattaaggCCATGACTCAACTTCCTTGCATTGTGCTAATTTCTTTAAGATACCAAAACTTGTTATAtcatcaattatatatatattccaatGCTAAatggcaataaaaataaataaataaatcagtgtcaCTACAATCTTTCTAGGTGAACAGccacctgtgcctgacgcacaccaTTGACTTTTtagatctaaggcaagccagttttcCCACAATGGTTTTTACTTCACTCTTCAAGTGAATATTTAAtctgcacatagaaagaaaatccatagGAGCACAgctgggatcgaacctacaacctcagggatgagagttgcacgctgatgtcactaggctaacactacACAAATAAATggcaatacatttaataaattgttaatactaCTTCAATTGTTGGTATACTATGCTGAAACTACTTAACAGTAATAAGATTATACacaggtttataataataataaatatagtggAATATTTTAGCTGGCATCAGCCAATTCATGAAGTATTGacaaaagataatttatatttaataagctGTCAACTAAGTGGTATTTGGAAATTATACACTATACAGATGGCAATATCCACTTTCACTGAATTTACTGTTAGAGGACATTGTACCCAGTTTGAATGAAAGAGAACACTtacaaaaacatgtttttaattattgagaCACATCATATACTTATTACagcaatttaataatagtgtagtaaaaaacaaaacgtgaGTTATTAACTATTTCGTTCGGTATTAATTGCAACTAAAGCTGTCCGTGAAGACGGCGTcaattagtaatatatttattttttacattaatggGAGACAGCAAGGCACAGGGCGCGAAGCAGGCCTCTTCAATATAATCTCTGTAAATATCTGTGCTTTCTAAATACATTATTCGATAGGTTACGCGCACGATTTAGAAACTATGATGATGTCACACGTCATGTTGCGGTCTAAAAACCGTGTACTTTAAGTTGCTCGGGCTTTACCAGGCCTGACTTGGTGAGCCACTGACAAATGTTTTCACGTTGGTCGCCTTGCAGTTGCAGAACTTCTCCGTATTCGGGATGTTCCACTACTGTACCATTGCACGCAAACTCCTTTTTGCATGCCCGTACGATCTTCTTCAAGTCATATTCCGAGGAGAGGCCCTGTATCGTTGTTAATGTCTTACGCCCGTTCCGTTGCTGGATCCGCACGTGGACTAATCCATCTTGAACATCGTCTTCCGAGCTTTTGATAGCATCGGCGAATGGGTCGAATGTGTTGAGATTCTGGATGGACATACGATATAACGGCGATACTCtttgtttcaataaaacacTGCGATACAACGCACTGAAAACTGTCACTAACAAAGCTGATGATTGTAACACGCAGACAGTGCAACGACCAATTTACGCAAACTCCAAAAGGTAATGGCGGATGATGGCGACTTTGACCGAAAAATGAGTAATGTCACGCAACGGAGGCGGATATAGATATCGATTGACGCCATAGACAAAATCTAGTCTATTATGCACATGTACATTATTTACCAGTTTTTTTGGAAAGTTTAGTACTTTGTAGAAACAGGTAAATCAAACATTTATCCCTTTAATTTAGCGTACAATTTCGGGACATAATCATCATATTTTGCAAGATAAAAATTTCCAGCTATAGGTGTACCCAACTTATATTCTTGAGCAAACTTAGCGATAGAGAACTTGCCTCTTTTGTCTCCGGAATTATTGGGAAGTTTTGGGACTTTAGAAAAATCACATTTTTCTTGttgtttaaaaactaaaaatacatatctatGTAATCCGGTACCTTTCGGTGGTCCGGAACCAATATAGTCAGAAAGGACTTCTCCCTTATTAAGGTCACCCCCATAAATGTTTCCCACTAGCCAATGGTGCCATTCACGAAATTTTGGTTTTTCCCGGCTAGGTGCGTCAGGGTCAATCATGGCTAAAGTATAATACTCGGTATCTTTACAAGCCCATTTTACTACAGGTTTGTCCTTGACTTGAGTTGGAGTCAACTCCTTCCCCAAATTAACAGTAACCCCACTTTGATactgaatatttaatatttctgaaGGAGCAATCGTTATAATATCCGGAATGATcgagtttttattaaaaagacttTGCACGTCCGACATAATTGCacataaaatcaataataatttatttaattgtttctaGATTTGGCCTACTGACTCCGCCTAATAATATGGTAACTATAGCaacaaataataagaaatattttatgccacagataaacaataataatatatttgagtGGCTGTAGGGAGAAGATATTTATATGCATAATTCCAGttacaaaatttatcttataaataatcaGAGCTCAAATGAATATcgatttaataagtaaaatattgaaaaccgATAATGACTTTAGAGCCTAAAATTATAGGATTGAAGCAATGATTAATTGCAGGAGATctatttgttaattgttttttcataTGTAGTATATTTTGTCTGTAGAAATGATTTCAAGCAGTATGTATTAATACAGCCTAGCAACACTGAGGCTGCACAGCAATCTATAATGTAATGATAATCGACTTCTATCTAAACTGCGAAAGTGGAAGTACACTATGTACAGTTACTAATTACTACAaggtgaaattttattttattgtctaaATGCGTGTGGCTAATTCACTTCGACATATCATTTGATGGTCAGGGTCCGTAATAATCATGATAATAAAGCTTAAGGTAACGAAAGCTTATTTTCATGCTTATTTTCTTCAATAGAATaagaataacaattatatatatagtaattacaCATaagcaattataaaataattacttatgtGTAAACAACGTTCAAAATTTGAATACAGAGAAATATGTAAAAGgcaacttttttaattaataaaataaactatgaatacttgtatatattaaaataccacatccttttttattatattaagaacaataatttaatagtatagatcaagatattaattatgtaaatatctaTTGAAACTGTAAAGTATGTATATTGTTGTATTTAGCAACAAATACATTTTGCACATAGTGTTCTCCATCCAGGGAAGGAGCCAGGCCTGGGCCCATGGTTTTACGGTTCCCAGTTTGACATGCTTGCATTGCACGGTAGTACGGGTGTAGGCCCGTTCTTGGTCTTATTACCTTATGAAATAGACGTAACTAAAACCACCAGGCGAACTATTGCAGGGATGGAGACGTCATGTCCTTGCGAGTTCATCATCCAGAATAGAAGGACGGTGGACAGTAAATGACCTCCCGGGTGTTTGTGCCGTGCGCGTGGACCCGTACGGGGGGATGAAGAAGTCCTGGAGGTTGAGTGGAGAGGCTTTGTTTGTGCGTCTCACGACGGGTCACGGTGCAAGTCACCAGCACGATGATGATGCGATACCAGCACTGTGATACCGCTGCCACTCAAACAGACGCGCTTATTTCGGCAGCGTCTAAGTTTCCAAAGGAGAGGGAAACGACTGGGGTTACGCCAAACCGGGCTGCGCCCAGGACCGTACCCTCTCCGACTGGATAAATAACACCACCGCACAGGGACGCGTCCACCCTTGCGGCCAGGTGCGAAAGTGCAGAAGACCGAGGCTTCGACGAAGAATGCGTTCAGTGCACCGTCCTCATCCATTAACAGAACTGGTGGTGCCCCGAATTGGAGAGACAGCATCGGAAAGTCAGTAAACTGTTCAACAGAGTTGGGAACACAAGGCTACCCACCGACTGGGACAAATATACAGTGCGAGAACGCGATCCAAAAAACTTCTACGTATTAGGAAGCAGGAGGGATGGAGACATTTCTGCACTAGTATTGAAAATAACAACCAGGCTAACAGAGTGAAATCATGCCTGTCTGGAGAGACCTAccactgccttaaaaaacctGACAACACATTTACAAACACCGATGTAGAAACGTGTGTACTACTTCTGGCAACTCACTTTCCAGGCTGTATAATTGCTAACGATCAGTCATGGCAACTTTATTCGGAAAGAGCCACGGATAGCTCGGACTGGTAAGTAGCagacaaaataatgataaaagaaAAGGTAACATGGGCAATCAACTCCGTCCTACCATTCAAAGCTGGCTTGGACGGCATTTTCCCAGGTCTACTGAGATAGAGTGGTAATTTAATAGTAGACTCTTGCCGCAGTTTTCCAAGCCTGCATAGGTCATCGCTATATACCTCTGAAATGGAgggaagtgaaaataatatttatcccaAAACCAGGAACAGATTATACTCAGGCGAAATCCTTCCGACCCATAAAGGTCACCTGATTCCTTCTTAAAACGCTGGAGAGGTTGGGGGACCTGGAGATACATAGTCGGGTATCCTTATCGGAATTCCTCCATCCAAATCAACATGCCTACAGTTCTGGCAAATCTACAGAATCATCACTCCACAACGTTGTATCTCGCATTGGCAACTTCTGAAATTAAAGCAGTTAACCCTAGGCGCATTTATTGACATTGAAGGTGCTTTTGACAACCAATTTCTCGAGCATAACCAGAGCACTTGAGACATGTGGAGTACCATCGACCCTTACAGAATGGATCAACAATATGTTAAAACAGTTAacctatacctatatataGTTTACCGTGAACACCACCCACAAGGTGGCGTCCTCTCGCCGCTTCTGTGGAATCTAGCGGTAAATGAGCTCATTATAAAACTCAACGCTGTCAATCTTTACACTATGGGGTATGCGGATGACATAGCAATCGAAATCACCTTATGTGACCTCATGAGAAAGGCTTTTAGAGTAATTGAGAGATGGTGCAGTCAGCACGAACTAtctgtcaacccatcaaaaacagaCCTGGTCCTATTTACTAACCGAAGAGTCCTTGGACCGTACAGACTACCAAAACTTATCGTCTCTGAACTAaaactaaaggaaaacatGAAGTACTTAGGTATGATTCTGGACAACAAACTGCTTTGGAATAAACACTtagaataaaaactaaataaagcaACGATCGCGTTTTATCTATGCAAAAAGATGCTAGGCGTGAAATGGGGCCTATCGCCTAAGATTACCTAACGGCTATACAAAGCCGTAATCAGGCCAATGCTAGCTTACGGAGCCCTGGTTTGGTGGCCGAGAACAGATCTCCAAACGGCAGTAACGAAACTTGGACGCTTACAAAGGCTTACGTTGTCCGCTGCTAGCGGTTGCATGAAAACAACGCTAACTGCAACTTTGGAGATAGCCTTGCAAGTTGTACCCCTGGACCTACACATACAACAGGAGGCGGCACTGGCTGCCGTCAGGCTGATAGTATTGGATCTATGGAGCAAGATGCCTGACATACAGAGTTACCCTGCAGTGGATTGAGGGACACAGTGGACCTCTTGGCAATGATGCTGCCGACGAGAGCTTGCGAGGAGAGGTTCGGAGATGAAGCCTGCCCTGGGTTCGCCAAAGATCTGCGGAACTCAACATCAACGATGGTTGCAAGGTGCGGACTGcagacagtccaaaatggctctgccagcaGTCAACCggctatttacaaaacaacttttaaacttaaatataaccaATCTGAAAACAATGATACGGACAATTatgggccattgtctccttaacaaacatctttttgtcCCAGACGCGACGGACAGCCCCCTGGGccgaggctgtttcagcgcagaggaatctgTCACCCACATAGTcttggaatgc
This DNA window, taken from Pieris brassicae chromosome 14, ilPieBrab1.1, whole genome shotgun sequence, encodes the following:
- the LOC123718157 gene encoding protein D3-like → MSDVQSLFNKNSIIPDIITIAPSEILNIQYQSGVTVNLGKELTPTQVKDKPVVKWACKDTEYYTLAMIDPDAPSREKPKFREWHHWLVGNIYGGDLNKGEVLSDYIGSGPPKGTGLHRYVFLVFKQQEKCDFSKVPKLPNNSGDKRGKFSIAKFAQEYKLGTPIAGNFYLAKYDDYVPKLYAKLKG
- the LOC123718158 gene encoding eukaryotic translation initiation factor eIF1; this encodes MSIQNLNTFDPFADAIKSSEDDVQDGLVHVRIQQRNGRKTLTTIQGLSSEYDLKKIVRACKKEFACNGTVVEHPEYGEVLQLQGDQRENICQWLTKSGLVKPEQLKVHGF